A part of Marinomonas rhizomae genomic DNA contains:
- a CDS encoding acyl-CoA dehydrogenase, with protein sequence MSEYLYPINDILFSLRSVAKTERLTPFLEDAVDNDLLEAILGEAGKLAEQVIAPINASGDKEGSRVENGEVIEAKGFKEAFKAYSEGGWIGLSGDPEYGGQGLPSYVATAVNEGVQAANLAFSLCPLLSLGAIEAISLHASDELKNLYLPKMLAGEWAGTMNLTESAAGSDLAAIACKAIPDGDVFRIKGQKIFITWGDHQMSDNIIHLVLARLPNAPEGVKGISLFIVPKFTLDDQGEPAQRNDVHVVSVEHKMGIHASPTCVMSFGDKEGAVGYLVGQENEGIKAMFTMMNNARQGVGLQGLAISERAYQQALDYAQERKQGMNAERTARAAIIEHPDVLRMLMTMKSQIDAMRSLIYVSAVENDLSHFASGEDQKQAIARTALYTPIVKGWITEQAQEITSLAIQVHGGMGFIEETGAAQHARDARILPIYEGTNGIQAIDLIGRKLHSDKGVAMMSLLADIETEIAEWQSSTVSAYADKVKLILDQTKSATEKCLAAMEKNPVLGTGLAYSYMMLMGYLIGAWLQVRALYAAQNDEKLDESQKNSWEQSVSFYCDHVLPRALGHVHSIMFGSTTVDKLNKNVFNR encoded by the coding sequence ATGAGCGAATACCTATATCCAATCAACGACATTTTATTCAGCTTACGTTCTGTTGCTAAAACGGAACGCCTTACACCTTTTTTAGAAGATGCTGTCGATAACGATTTATTGGAAGCGATTCTGGGTGAAGCCGGAAAATTAGCAGAACAAGTTATTGCGCCCATCAATGCCAGTGGCGACAAAGAAGGCTCTCGAGTAGAGAATGGCGAGGTTATTGAAGCAAAAGGCTTTAAAGAGGCTTTTAAGGCTTATTCAGAAGGAGGCTGGATTGGTTTATCTGGTGACCCTGAATATGGCGGTCAAGGCCTTCCTTCTTATGTTGCTACTGCTGTTAACGAAGGCGTTCAAGCGGCCAATCTAGCTTTTTCTCTATGTCCTTTGTTAAGTCTCGGTGCAATCGAAGCGATTAGCCTGCACGCTAGTGACGAGTTAAAGAACCTCTACCTTCCTAAAATGTTGGCTGGCGAATGGGCTGGAACAATGAACCTAACTGAGTCCGCAGCGGGCTCCGACCTCGCGGCCATTGCTTGTAAAGCGATACCCGATGGGGATGTTTTTCGAATCAAAGGTCAGAAAATATTCATCACCTGGGGTGATCATCAAATGAGTGATAACATCATTCATTTGGTGTTAGCTCGCTTGCCAAATGCGCCTGAGGGTGTGAAAGGTATATCTTTATTCATAGTGCCGAAATTTACTTTGGATGATCAGGGTGAGCCTGCTCAACGTAATGATGTTCATGTGGTTTCTGTTGAACATAAAATGGGCATCCATGCCTCACCTACATGTGTAATGAGTTTTGGTGATAAAGAAGGGGCGGTTGGCTATCTTGTGGGTCAAGAAAACGAAGGCATTAAAGCCATGTTCACCATGATGAACAATGCAAGGCAAGGTGTTGGTTTACAGGGTTTGGCTATATCTGAGAGAGCGTACCAGCAAGCATTAGACTATGCTCAAGAACGTAAACAGGGAATGAATGCCGAGCGAACAGCTCGCGCTGCTATTATCGAGCATCCTGATGTGCTTCGTATGCTGATGACAATGAAGTCTCAAATAGATGCGATGCGCTCTCTTATTTACGTGTCTGCAGTGGAAAATGACTTATCACATTTCGCTTCAGGGGAAGACCAGAAACAAGCCATTGCTCGTACTGCGCTTTATACTCCAATTGTTAAAGGTTGGATCACTGAGCAAGCTCAGGAAATAACGTCGTTAGCAATTCAAGTGCATGGTGGAATGGGTTTCATCGAAGAAACGGGCGCGGCTCAGCATGCACGCGACGCGAGAATCTTGCCTATTTATGAAGGTACTAATGGTATACAGGCAATTGATTTGATTGGCCGTAAATTGCATTCAGACAAAGGGGTCGCCATGATGTCTTTATTGGCTGACATCGAAACTGAAATAGCAGAATGGCAGTCATCTACTGTGAGTGCTTATGCTGACAAAGTGAAACTAATTCTAGATCAGACTAAATCGGCCACTGAGAAATGTTTGGCTGCTATGGAAAAGAATCCTGTTTTAGGTACGGGCTTAGCGTATTCTTATATGATGTTAATGGGGTATTTGATTGGTGCCTGGTTGCAAGTAAGAGCTTTATACGCGGCACAGAATGATGAAAAACTCGACGAATCACAAAAAAATTCTTGGGAGCAATCTGTCTCATTTTATTGTGATCATGTTTTGCCACGGGCTTTGGGTCATGTTCACTCAATAATGTTTGGATCAACAACTGTTGACAAACTAAACAAAAATGTTTTCAATCGATGA
- a CDS encoding NAD(P)/FAD-dependent oxidoreductase, whose protein sequence is MKKIVVVGGGAGGLELVTKLGHSFGKKRQAEIVLIDRSQTHIWKPLLHEVATGSLDINNDGVNYRAHAAKHHYQFQLGTLMGVDPEARKLTLDSLSDDMGHIVLPERTISYDILVMAVGSVSNDFGTPGVLEHCYFLDSHKQAERFQQALLNQFLRIHQEGTDAKLKLAIVGGGATGVELSAELFHVADMLKAYGMPEMSGKRVNIQLIEAGPRILAALPDRIASLATKELIRLGVTVSQSTRVVRAYDGGFQTADEKNIEADLMIWAAGVKAPDFVAKIEGFETTRNNQILVKGTLQTTGFENIYVIGDCCACKQADGSFVPPRAQSAHQMAALVFDNIKASFLSEPLKDYTYKDYGSLVNLSRYSTVGNLMGNLMGGSMFIEGRLARFVYVSLYRLHLIAIHGWLKATVIMAAQKIGKVVKPKLKLH, encoded by the coding sequence ATGAAAAAAATCGTGGTTGTTGGCGGTGGCGCCGGTGGTTTGGAATTGGTTACCAAGCTAGGGCATAGCTTTGGTAAAAAGCGCCAAGCAGAGATTGTGCTGATTGATAGAAGCCAAACTCACATTTGGAAACCTCTGCTGCATGAGGTGGCCACGGGGTCGTTGGATATTAATAACGATGGCGTCAACTACCGAGCCCACGCTGCTAAGCACCATTATCAATTTCAATTAGGCACCCTGATGGGGGTTGATCCTGAAGCTCGTAAGCTGACCCTGGACTCTCTTTCTGATGATATGGGCCACATCGTTTTACCAGAACGTACTATTTCTTATGACATTCTAGTTATGGCGGTAGGCAGTGTGAGTAACGATTTTGGTACGCCTGGGGTGCTAGAGCATTGTTATTTTCTAGATTCCCATAAGCAAGCTGAGCGCTTTCAACAAGCGCTTTTGAATCAGTTTCTACGAATTCATCAAGAAGGAACTGATGCTAAGTTGAAGCTAGCCATTGTTGGCGGTGGCGCAACGGGTGTTGAACTGTCAGCTGAACTGTTTCATGTTGCCGACATGCTAAAAGCTTATGGCATGCCAGAAATGTCTGGTAAACGAGTGAATATCCAGCTTATCGAAGCTGGGCCTCGAATTTTAGCGGCGCTGCCAGATAGAATTGCCTCCTTAGCAACAAAAGAGCTGATCCGCTTAGGCGTCACCGTTAGTCAAAGTACTCGTGTTGTCCGTGCTTATGATGGCGGTTTTCAAACAGCAGACGAAAAAAATATCGAAGCCGACCTAATGATTTGGGCGGCAGGTGTAAAAGCGCCAGATTTCGTTGCTAAGATTGAGGGCTTTGAAACCACACGCAATAATCAGATTTTGGTAAAAGGAACCTTACAAACAACAGGGTTCGAGAATATTTATGTGATCGGAGACTGTTGCGCCTGTAAACAAGCGGATGGTTCTTTTGTACCTCCAAGAGCACAATCGGCCCATCAAATGGCAGCATTAGTATTTGATAATATCAAAGCATCTTTCTTGAGCGAGCCTTTAAAAGATTATACTTACAAAGATTATGGCTCCTTGGTTAATTTGAGCCGCTACAGTACAGTCGGCAATCTCATGGGTAACCTAATGGGTGGTTCAATGTTTATTGAAGGTCGTCTTGCCCGTTTTGTGTATGTTTCTCTATACCGACTTCATTTGATTGCGATACATGGTTGGCTTAAAGCAACGGTAATTATGGCGGCGCAAAAAATAGGCAAAGTTGTTAAACCAAAATTGAAATTGCATTAA
- a CDS encoding AraC family transcriptional regulator, producing the protein MKASVPMSSVRYLLKAVESQGLDRQSVLDSLELTQDEVEQSESFPAYRYGMLYQKIMWLMQDESFGMLSGGKVPNGTFRMMCLCIIHARSLTHALYRCSDFYEICRGPTVKPVLIKKGRFAMVTFAALDSSEDKINELVVPESKEQLRTTLSMWHHFICWLIGRRLNLKAAYFTSERPDDVEYYKTLFQSEVKFNQHANALVFPASYLDMPIVQTEDSLRGFLKTAPYQLLVMVENDNSLKSQVMAMLGKDFSREMPSADEVASALNMSVSTLRRRLNDEKTSYQNIKDDCRKEAAITYMNAPQLSINDIAALMGFDEPSAFFRSFKKWTGMTPGEYRKSEEYLKFGKAMKRL; encoded by the coding sequence GTGAAAGCTTCTGTTCCGATGTCGAGTGTTCGCTATCTTTTAAAAGCTGTGGAGAGCCAAGGGTTAGATCGTCAGTCAGTATTAGACAGCTTGGAATTAACGCAAGATGAAGTAGAACAGAGCGAGTCATTCCCCGCTTATCGTTACGGCATGCTTTATCAGAAAATCATGTGGCTGATGCAAGACGAGTCTTTTGGAATGCTCAGTGGTGGTAAGGTTCCAAACGGCACATTCAGAATGATGTGCCTGTGTATCATACATGCCCGAAGTTTGACCCATGCTTTGTACCGCTGCAGTGATTTTTATGAAATATGCAGAGGGCCAACGGTGAAGCCAGTTCTGATCAAGAAAGGGCGCTTTGCTATGGTGACCTTTGCCGCTTTGGATTCTTCTGAAGACAAAATCAACGAACTTGTGGTACCTGAGTCAAAAGAGCAATTAAGAACGACCCTTTCCATGTGGCATCATTTTATTTGCTGGTTAATCGGACGTCGATTAAATTTGAAGGCAGCTTATTTTACTAGTGAGCGTCCAGATGATGTGGAGTATTACAAAACTCTTTTTCAATCCGAAGTGAAATTCAATCAGCACGCGAATGCCTTAGTATTTCCAGCAAGTTATCTTGATATGCCAATTGTCCAAACGGAAGACAGTCTGAGAGGCTTTTTAAAAACGGCCCCTTACCAATTATTGGTGATGGTTGAGAACGACAACAGCTTGAAGTCACAAGTCATGGCGATGCTAGGGAAGGATTTTTCCAGAGAAATGCCAAGTGCTGATGAAGTAGCCAGTGCTCTTAACATGAGTGTGTCTACCTTGCGTAGACGCTTAAATGATGAAAAAACCTCCTACCAAAACATAAAGGATGATTGTCGCAAAGAAGCCGCAATTACCTATATGAATGCCCCTCAATTGAGTATTAATGATATTGCCGCTTTAATGGGCTTTGATGAGCCAAGTGCATTTTTTCGTTCCTTTAAAAAATGGACAGGAATGACCCCGGGCGAATATCGAAAAAGTGAGGAATATTTAAAGTTTGGTAAAGCAATGAAACGCCTATAA
- a CDS encoding MerR family transcriptional regulator, translating to MRVSELATKADVTAETVRHYTRLGLIHAERDPNNGYQLYDHVALQRLNFIRQASELGFSLKQIEEIFHQSDSGDSPCPMVRDLLQKKVPETRLKIAQLQAHLIKMENALAAWESMPNGAPDGHSICCLIEDWEETK from the coding sequence ATGCGAGTGAGTGAGCTAGCGACAAAAGCTGATGTCACAGCCGAGACTGTTCGCCATTACACTAGACTTGGCCTGATTCACGCAGAACGAGACCCTAACAATGGCTATCAACTATACGACCATGTGGCATTACAACGATTAAATTTTATTCGTCAAGCCAGTGAATTAGGCTTCAGTTTAAAACAAATCGAAGAGATTTTTCATCAATCCGACAGTGGTGACTCACCTTGCCCTATGGTTCGGGACTTATTGCAAAAAAAAGTCCCAGAAACCAGATTGAAAATAGCTCAACTGCAAGCGCATTTAATCAAGATGGAAAATGCATTAGCCGCTTGGGAAAGCATGCCAAATGGTGCGCCTGATGGTCATTCAATCTGTTGTTTGATCGAAGATTGGGAAGAGACCAAATAG
- a CDS encoding cytochrome b562: MKKGLLTAAVISITCSSGAFAHGSCDTELHGYMQDIKDEMRAMSSDVKSGDNQSAAKHVDSLISYFEKSRSETPHKFIHDDLKGAELKSQTAEYHKVVDGMIDVLKNLEGALQSGDSSKVRELLGAIVEHRNSGHSSFKEC, encoded by the coding sequence ATGAAAAAGGGTCTTCTTACTGCTGCAGTTATTTCTATCACTTGTTCATCCGGTGCGTTTGCACATGGTTCATGCGACACAGAACTACATGGATATATGCAAGATATCAAAGATGAAATGCGCGCCATGTCATCTGATGTAAAATCTGGAGACAATCAATCTGCAGCAAAACATGTAGATTCTCTTATAAGTTATTTTGAAAAATCACGCAGCGAAACGCCTCATAAATTTATCCATGACGATCTAAAAGGCGCAGAGTTAAAATCTCAAACCGCCGAATACCACAAAGTTGTTGATGGAATGATTGATGTGCTTAAAAATCTAGAAGGCGCATTACAGTCTGGCGATTCTTCTAAAGTAAGAGAATTGCTTGGAGCAATAGTTGAGCACAGAAATTCAGGACATAGTTCTTTTAAGGAATGCTAA
- a CDS encoding YaiI/YqxD family protein: MRLWVDADACPNVIKTILFRAAERVEIPCILVANQAISIPPSKWIERRVVSSGFDVADNYIVDNISTEDLVVTADIPLASDVIEKGALAINPRGELYTKENIKQRLGMRDFMEQMRSSGVQMGGPATFNQQDRMAFANTLDKLLAQRIK, from the coding sequence ATGCGTTTATGGGTCGATGCTGACGCCTGTCCAAATGTTATTAAAACCATTCTGTTTCGTGCTGCTGAACGTGTTGAAATCCCTTGTATCTTAGTGGCTAACCAAGCCATATCCATTCCACCTTCCAAGTGGATCGAGCGTCGAGTGGTAAGTTCTGGCTTTGATGTGGCAGATAATTACATCGTCGATAACATCTCTACCGAAGATTTGGTTGTCACTGCCGATATTCCTTTGGCATCTGATGTAATTGAAAAAGGCGCTTTGGCAATAAATCCCCGCGGTGAGCTCTATACAAAAGAGAATATTAAACAGCGTCTGGGAATGCGAGATTTCATGGAACAGATGCGTTCATCTGGTGTGCAGATGGGCGGGCCAGCGACCTTTAATCAACAAGATAGAATGGCATTTGCAAACACACTAGATAAGTTATTAGCTCAAAGAATCAAGTGA
- a CDS encoding electron transfer flavoprotein-ubiquinone oxidoreductase, with amino-acid sequence MSDREVMEFDVLIVGGGPAGLSAACRIMQKAQAEEKEISVCLVEKGSEIGAHILSGAVVEPSALTELFPEWQEMGAPLNTKVNVDELHWLGSETASKKFNNWMIPKTLHNDGNYIISLGNLCRWLAEQAESLGVEVFPGFSAAHVAYDDKGNVEGVITGDMGLAADGSEKDGFMPGMLLKAKYTVFSEGCRGHLGKELLNHFELDKDKAPQHYGLGIKELWDVPESQSKPGTVIHTAGWPLGNEAGGGGFLYHLENNQVVVGLIVDLNYKNPYLSPYDEFQKYKHHPIISEHLKGAKRVSYGARAIAKGGWASLPKMSFPGGLVIGCDAGTLNPAKIKGTHTAMKSGMLAAESIYDALQAETLVADLVQFNDAMRSSWLGKELQQARNFVPVMHKLGTFWGGAYNWLDQNIFSGGLPFTFNDMTPDYACMELADKHVAPEYKKPDGLLSFDKLSSVFLSNTNHEENQPCHLKLKDAAIPIQSNLPKYNEPAQRYCPAGVYEVVESNSESVFQINSQNCIHCKTCDIKDPAQNITWVTPEGSGGPNYPNM; translated from the coding sequence ATGTCAGATAGAGAAGTAATGGAATTTGATGTTTTAATTGTTGGCGGTGGTCCAGCTGGGTTATCTGCGGCCTGCCGTATTATGCAAAAAGCACAAGCTGAAGAAAAAGAAATTAGTGTTTGTTTGGTTGAAAAAGGTTCTGAAATTGGAGCGCACATATTATCTGGTGCCGTAGTCGAACCATCCGCTTTAACGGAACTGTTCCCAGAGTGGCAAGAAATGGGCGCTCCGCTAAACACCAAAGTAAACGTCGACGAACTTCATTGGTTAGGTTCGGAGACAGCGTCCAAAAAATTTAACAATTGGATGATTCCGAAAACACTCCATAACGATGGCAATTATATTATTAGCTTAGGTAATCTATGCCGCTGGCTTGCTGAGCAAGCAGAATCTTTAGGTGTAGAAGTATTCCCCGGTTTTTCCGCTGCACATGTTGCCTACGATGATAAAGGCAATGTGGAAGGGGTGATCACGGGAGATATGGGGTTAGCAGCAGACGGTTCAGAAAAGGATGGCTTCATGCCAGGCATGTTACTGAAAGCCAAATACACTGTCTTTTCAGAAGGTTGTCGTGGGCATTTAGGCAAAGAGCTTCTTAATCACTTTGAGCTAGATAAAGACAAAGCCCCTCAGCATTATGGTCTTGGTATCAAAGAGTTATGGGATGTTCCTGAGTCTCAAAGCAAACCTGGCACAGTAATTCATACGGCGGGTTGGCCGTTAGGTAATGAAGCGGGCGGTGGCGGCTTTTTGTATCATTTAGAAAACAATCAAGTAGTGGTTGGTCTAATTGTTGATTTGAACTATAAAAATCCATACCTAAGTCCTTATGATGAATTTCAAAAATATAAACATCATCCGATTATCTCTGAGCACTTAAAAGGCGCCAAACGCGTATCTTACGGTGCTAGAGCGATAGCTAAAGGTGGCTGGGCTTCATTACCTAAAATGAGTTTTCCTGGTGGTTTGGTGATCGGCTGTGATGCTGGCACGTTGAATCCAGCCAAAATTAAAGGCACTCACACCGCAATGAAGAGCGGTATGTTAGCTGCAGAAAGTATTTATGATGCGCTTCAGGCAGAAACACTAGTAGCCGATCTGGTTCAGTTTAATGATGCAATGCGTAGTTCGTGGCTAGGTAAAGAATTGCAGCAAGCTCGTAACTTTGTTCCAGTAATGCATAAGCTTGGCACTTTTTGGGGCGGTGCGTACAACTGGTTAGATCAGAATATATTCTCTGGCGGTTTGCCATTCACATTCAACGATATGACACCAGACTATGCGTGCATGGAGCTGGCTGATAAACATGTAGCGCCAGAGTATAAAAAGCCAGATGGCTTATTAAGCTTTGATAAATTGTCTTCTGTGTTCTTGTCGAACACAAACCATGAAGAGAATCAACCATGTCATCTGAAATTAAAAGATGCGGCGATTCCAATACAAAGTAACTTACCCAAATATAATGAGCCCGCTCAACGGTATTGTCCAGCTGGCGTTTATGAAGTAGTCGAGTCCAATAGTGAGTCTGTTTTTCAGATAAACTCTCAAAATTGTATTCATTGTAAAACCTGTGACATAAAAGACCCTGCACAAAATATCACGTGGGTGACGCCTGAAGGTTCTGGTGGGCCAAACTACCCAAATATGTAG